The proteins below come from a single Clupea harengus chromosome 21, Ch_v2.0.2, whole genome shotgun sequence genomic window:
- the ramp1 gene encoding receptor activity-modifying protein 1: protein MARDCTTLAPKCALLLLLTAYHILSTSACHPSYEYFIAEFCLSKFSLDMEALDQRLWCSWEDTVELYGSLTNCTFQIATKVGCFWPNQQVDEFFISIHRDYFKDCALTGRLPHDPPNHILGPFIAVPVMITLLMTALVVWRSKRSQGVM, encoded by the exons ATGGCACGGGATTGCACGACACTGGCTCCTAAATGTGCTCTTCTTCTTTTGCTCACAG CTTACCATATCCTGTCAACCAGCGCCTGCCATCCCAGCTATGAATACTTCATCGCGGAGTTCTGTCTGTCCAAGTTCTCCTTGGACATGGAGGCTTTGGATCAAAGGCTCTGGTGCAGCTGGGAAGATACtgtgga GCTGTACGGATCCCTGACAAACTGCACTTTCCAGATAGCCACAAAGGTGGGCTGCTTCTGGCCTAACCAGCAGGTGGACGAGTTCTTCATCAGCATCCACCGTGACTACTTCAAGGACTGCGCCCTGACGGGCCGGCTGCCCCACGACCCGCCCAACCACATCCTGGGCCCCTTCATCGCGGTGCCCGTGATGATCACCCTGCTCATGACGGCCCTGGTGGTGTGGAGAAGCAAGCGCAGCCAGGGCGTCATGTAG
- the si:ch211-93g23.2 gene encoding uncharacterized methyltransferase YcgJ isoform X2, with protein sequence MAERRYEGKDHAVSYQKYRVSPQEVVEEVLAFLERRKAKPFHLALDVGCGSGQGTVFLAPHFTHVVGIDVSSAMLEFAMASDHPPNVSYRQSPAEQMPFEDGVVDLVTSMTAAHWFDRPRFLLEADRLLRPGGCLALLSYTMDFELECGDHSSRLNAICQEFYAALLPHRSTHLGSSSLMLYKQMYDSIPYEDKEWHECLRVRKKMPLFSYMHMVETFTSYQALLQKDPLEAKRLSQDITDKLVSALGVSSPETDVTVVVKYFYLLACKPSTK encoded by the exons ATGGCTGAACGACGCTATGAAGGCAAAGATCATGCCGTGTCTTATCAGAAATACAGGGTGTCTCCGCAAGAAGTTGTCGAAGAAGTGTTAGCCTTTCTCGAGAGAAGG AAAGCTAAGCCTTTTCATCTTGCACTGGATGTGGGATGTGGATCCGGGCAGGGAACTGTGTTCCTAGCTCCTCACTTCACCCACGTGGTTGGCATAGACGTCAGCTCTGCCATGCTTGAGTTTGCCATGGCTAGCGACCATCCTCCTAATGTCTCCTACAG gcaATCCCCGGCAGAGCAGATGCCCTTTGAGGATGGCGTGGTGGATCTGGTGACGTCCATGACGGCGGCACACTGGTTCGATCGCCCTCGTTTCCTGCTGGAGGCCGACAGGCTCCTAAGGCCGGGGGGCTGCCTGGCCCTGCTCAGCTACACCATGGACTTTGAGCTGGAGTGCGGTGATCACAGCAGCCGACTCAATGCCATCTGTCAGGAG TTCTATGCAGCTCTGCTCCCACACCGCAGCACACATCTGGGTTCCAGTTCTCTGATGCTTTACAAACAGATGTATGACTCCATCCCTTACGAAGACAAGGAGTG GCATGAATGTTTGCGGGTTCGGAAAAAGATGCCTCTCTTCAGCTACATGCACATGGTAGAGACCTTCACCAGCTATCAGGCTCTGCTGCAGAAGGATCCCCTGGAGGCAAAGCGACTTTCACAGGACATCACAGACAA GTTAGTCTCAGCTTTGGGCGTTTCCTCTCCTGAGACAGATGTTACTGTGGTGGTGAAGTACTTCTATCTGCTGGCCTGTAAACCATCAACAAAGTGA
- the ube2f gene encoding NEDD8-conjugating enzyme UBE2F — MLTLASKLKREDVRAGRAPGGPSDSSHRVSVRDRLLIKEVAELETNLPNTCKVTFPDVNKLHHFQLAISPDEGYYQSGKFQFEIDVPDAYNMVPPKVKCLTRIWHPNIAETGEICLSLLREHSIDGTGWAPTRTLKDVVWGLNALFTDLLNFDDPLNIDAAEHHLRDKEDFRNKVQDFIKNYAR, encoded by the exons ATGCTGACGTTGGCGAGCAAGCTGAAGAGGGAGGATGTGCGGGCCGGTCGGGCCCCTGGGGGCCCCTCAGACTCCTCCCACCGTGTGTCTGTCCGGGATCGCCTACTAATCAAAG AGGTTGCAGAATTGGAAACCAATCTTCCCA ACACCTGCAAAGTCACATTCCCGGATGTGAACAAGCTTCACCACTTTCAGCTGGCTATAAGTCCAG ATGAAGGCTACTATCAGAGTGGAAAGTTTCAGTTTGAAATCGACGTGCCCGATGCCTACAACATGGTG CCTCCAAAAGTCAAATGCCTGACCAGAATATGGCACCCCAACATCGCAGAGACGGGCGAGATCTGCCTGAG TTTATTGCGAGAGCACTCGATTGATGGCACGGGCTGGGCACCGACACGCACGCTAAAG GATGTCGTGTGGGGACTGAATGCTTTGTTTACT GATTTGCTGAATTTTGACGACCCACTGAACATAGATGCTGCGGAGCACCACCTGCGGGATAAG GAGGACTTTAGGAACAAAGTTCAGGACTTCATCAAGAACTATGCGAGATGA
- the si:ch211-93g23.2 gene encoding putative methyltransferase DDB_G0268948 isoform X3, which produces MLANSDRATFILSPLRISKGLTAVQERCLMAERRYEGKDHAVSYQKYRVSPQEVVEEVLAFLERRKAKPFHLALDVGCGSGQGTVFLAPHFTHVVGIDVSSAMLEFAMASDHPPNVSYRQSPAEQMPFEDGVVDLVTSMTAAHWFDRPRFLLEADRLLRPGGCLALLSYTMDFELECGDHSSRLNAICQEVRSHLITWSLLVYASCSMQLCSHTAAHIWVPVL; this is translated from the exons ATGCTTGCAAACTCAGACCGCGCtactttcattctctctcccttaagGATTTCGAAAGGATTGACTGCAGTGCAAGAAAG GTGCTTAATGGCTGAACGACGCTATGAAGGCAAAGATCATGCCGTGTCTTATCAGAAATACAGGGTGTCTCCGCAAGAAGTTGTCGAAGAAGTGTTAGCCTTTCTCGAGAGAAGG AAAGCTAAGCCTTTTCATCTTGCACTGGATGTGGGATGTGGATCCGGGCAGGGAACTGTGTTCCTAGCTCCTCACTTCACCCACGTGGTTGGCATAGACGTCAGCTCTGCCATGCTTGAGTTTGCCATGGCTAGCGACCATCCTCCTAATGTCTCCTACAG gcaATCCCCGGCAGAGCAGATGCCCTTTGAGGATGGCGTGGTGGATCTGGTGACGTCCATGACGGCGGCACACTGGTTCGATCGCCCTCGTTTCCTGCTGGAGGCCGACAGGCTCCTAAGGCCGGGGGGCTGCCTGGCCCTGCTCAGCTACACCATGGACTTTGAGCTGGAGTGCGGTGATCACAGCAGCCGACTCAATGCCATCTGTCAGGAGGTCAGGAGTCATCTTATCACCTGGAGTCTTCTGGTATACGCAAGCTG TTCTATGCAGCTCTGCTCCCACACCGCAGCACACATCTGGGTTCCAGTTCTCTGA
- the si:ch211-93g23.2 gene encoding uncharacterized methyltransferase YcgJ isoform X1, translating to MLANSDRATFILSPLRISKGLTAVQERCLMAERRYEGKDHAVSYQKYRVSPQEVVEEVLAFLERRKAKPFHLALDVGCGSGQGTVFLAPHFTHVVGIDVSSAMLEFAMASDHPPNVSYRQSPAEQMPFEDGVVDLVTSMTAAHWFDRPRFLLEADRLLRPGGCLALLSYTMDFELECGDHSSRLNAICQEFYAALLPHRSTHLGSSSLMLYKQMYDSIPYEDKEWHECLRVRKKMPLFSYMHMVETFTSYQALLQKDPLEAKRLSQDITDKLVSALGVSSPETDVTVVVKYFYLLACKPSTK from the exons ATGCTTGCAAACTCAGACCGCGCtactttcattctctctcccttaagGATTTCGAAAGGATTGACTGCAGTGCAAGAAAG GTGCTTAATGGCTGAACGACGCTATGAAGGCAAAGATCATGCCGTGTCTTATCAGAAATACAGGGTGTCTCCGCAAGAAGTTGTCGAAGAAGTGTTAGCCTTTCTCGAGAGAAGG AAAGCTAAGCCTTTTCATCTTGCACTGGATGTGGGATGTGGATCCGGGCAGGGAACTGTGTTCCTAGCTCCTCACTTCACCCACGTGGTTGGCATAGACGTCAGCTCTGCCATGCTTGAGTTTGCCATGGCTAGCGACCATCCTCCTAATGTCTCCTACAG gcaATCCCCGGCAGAGCAGATGCCCTTTGAGGATGGCGTGGTGGATCTGGTGACGTCCATGACGGCGGCACACTGGTTCGATCGCCCTCGTTTCCTGCTGGAGGCCGACAGGCTCCTAAGGCCGGGGGGCTGCCTGGCCCTGCTCAGCTACACCATGGACTTTGAGCTGGAGTGCGGTGATCACAGCAGCCGACTCAATGCCATCTGTCAGGAG TTCTATGCAGCTCTGCTCCCACACCGCAGCACACATCTGGGTTCCAGTTCTCTGATGCTTTACAAACAGATGTATGACTCCATCCCTTACGAAGACAAGGAGTG GCATGAATGTTTGCGGGTTCGGAAAAAGATGCCTCTCTTCAGCTACATGCACATGGTAGAGACCTTCACCAGCTATCAGGCTCTGCTGCAGAAGGATCCCCTGGAGGCAAAGCGACTTTCACAGGACATCACAGACAA GTTAGTCTCAGCTTTGGGCGTTTCCTCTCCTGAGACAGATGTTACTGTGGTGGTGAAGTACTTCTATCTGCTGGCCTGTAAACCATCAACAAAGTGA